The following are encoded in a window of Caldicellulosiruptor danielii genomic DNA:
- a CDS encoding heavy-metal-associated domain-containing protein, whose product MTKKIYIKGMESEHCAKIVESTLKSLDGVHSVKVDLKEKVATVELHKDVNDDKFVRAIDDAGYEVARIE is encoded by the coding sequence ATGACAAAAAAGATTTATATCAAAGGGATGGAAAGTGAGCACTGTGCAAAAATAGTTGAGAGCACTTTAAAATCCTTAGATGGCGTTCATTCTGTTAAAGTGGATCTGAAAGAAAAGGTTGCCACTGTTGAACTTCACAAAGATGTGAACGACGACAAATTTGTTCGAGCAATTGATGATGCAGGATATGAGGTTGCGAGAATAGAATAG